A single window of Treponema denticola ATCC 35405 DNA harbors:
- a CDS encoding P-loop ATPase, Sll1717 family, which yields MLAIKDLNLGFADAENYTTKEGKKLFHKIFVKNDNLDKLLLPSTYYLIGDKGTGKTAYSVFLSSNEYKNTRGETRFIREIEYQKFLQLKKSNNLSLSDYVDIWKVCLLTLAAGMIEANDLKANLLTKANKLQKIKKSIKLYYDKAFSPEIIYALNWIEDSKIRTKIAHENAELEGELGNTLSYVESKFQVNLLQIEKSFKEALNSTKLKKNIVLFIDGIDLRPDTIPYDDYIDCIKGLANAAWSLNKDFFGKIKDTLGLFRIVLLIRPDIFNVLRLQNSANKMTDNSVFIDTRTTYQNYQNSELFKIADRLLSSQQDGSDKMQIGEAWFKYLPWHTNSTNRNREYDDSFINILRKTYSRPRDLMVVLKIFKDTQEKMGYGNRDVFLLDIFLSSEFQEQYSNYMLSTLRDQLSFFYTNDEFNMFIVFFEYLHGKWQFTYEYYKTIFERYVQENKEKLKNMHTVFSSEDGFLQLLYETNVICYIDRSEKEPFYRFCYRQRSQAKMYPEIKKQKGQEYSVHYGLQKVLNLGSEIIYQEE from the coding sequence ATGTTAGCAATAAAAGATTTAAACTTGGGCTTTGCAGATGCAGAAAATTATACAACAAAAGAAGGGAAAAAGCTTTTCCATAAAATATTTGTAAAAAATGATAATCTAGATAAGTTATTATTGCCAAGTACATACTATCTAATTGGCGATAAAGGTACTGGAAAGACTGCATATTCTGTATTCCTGTCTAGCAATGAATATAAAAATACTCGAGGTGAAACAAGATTTATCAGAGAAATTGAATATCAGAAATTCCTTCAGCTAAAGAAAAGTAATAATTTGTCATTATCTGATTATGTTGATATCTGGAAAGTTTGCTTATTAACATTAGCTGCTGGTATGATAGAAGCAAATGACTTGAAAGCAAATTTATTGACTAAAGCAAATAAACTCCAAAAAATTAAGAAATCAATAAAGTTGTATTATGATAAAGCCTTCTCTCCGGAAATAATATATGCTTTGAACTGGATAGAAGATTCAAAAATTAGAACAAAAATAGCACATGAAAACGCTGAGCTTGAAGGTGAATTAGGAAACACTCTTTCATATGTAGAAAGCAAATTCCAAGTAAATTTACTACAAATTGAAAAGTCTTTTAAAGAGGCATTAAATTCTACAAAACTAAAGAAAAATATTGTTCTTTTTATTGATGGAATAGATTTGCGTCCTGATACAATACCTTATGATGACTATATTGACTGTATTAAGGGGCTTGCGAATGCTGCATGGTCATTAAATAAAGATTTCTTTGGTAAGATTAAAGATACACTAGGATTGTTTCGAATTGTACTGCTTATAAGACCTGACATTTTTAATGTTTTACGCCTCCAAAATTCTGCTAATAAAATGACTGATAATTCAGTCTTTATTGATACTAGAACAACTTATCAAAATTATCAAAACTCCGAATTATTCAAAATAGCAGATAGGTTATTATCATCTCAGCAAGACGGTTCTGATAAAATGCAAATTGGCGAAGCATGGTTCAAATATCTACCATGGCACACCAATTCAACAAATAGAAACAGAGAATATGATGATTCATTTATCAATATCCTACGAAAAACATATTCAAGACCGCGTGATTTAATGGTCGTTTTGAAAATCTTTAAAGACACACAGGAAAAAATGGGGTATGGAAACCGGGATGTTTTTCTTCTCGACATTTTTCTTAGTTCAGAATTTCAAGAACAATACTCAAATTATATGCTTAGCACCCTACGAGATCAATTATCGTTTTTCTACACTAATGATGAATTTAACATGTTTATTGTTTTTTTTGAATATTTGCATGGTAAATGGCAGTTTACATATGAATATTACAAAACAATATTTGAAAGATATGTTCAAGAAAACAAAGAGAAACTTAAAAATATGCATACAGTCTTTTCATCTGAAGATGGTTTCCTGCAATTATTATATGAGACTAATGTAATTTGCTACATTGATAGAAGTGAAAAAGAACCGTTCTATCGTTTTTGCTATCGACAACGAAGTCAAGCAAAAATGTATCCAGAGATTAAGAAGCAAAAAGGTCAAGAATATAGTGTTCATTATGGGTTACAAAAAGTATTGAATTTGGGAAGCGAAATCATATATCAAGAAGAGTAA
- a CDS encoding SIMPL domain-containing protein: protein MEIRNESKIEIIKLSMILFTIIISLIVLSKTFLERNKESEVIQVTGLGTKDFESDLIVWSGSFSQTDIDLKNAYERLQLDQNKIIDFLKKRNVSTNEYLFSAVVIDKEYETIYDMDKNQKRLFKGYRLMQDIKIESNEVEKIETISREITELINMGVEFYSSKPQYYYTKLTELKKELIEYATENAKTRAETIASKSGFKLGRLKNANMGVFQIIARNSNEDYSWEGTFNTTSKQKTATITMKLQFGIQ, encoded by the coding sequence ATGGAAATAAGAAATGAATCTAAGATTGAAATTATAAAACTTTCTATGATTCTATTTACAATTATTATATCATTAATTGTTTTATCAAAGACATTTTTGGAAAGAAATAAAGAGAGTGAAGTAATCCAAGTAACAGGTTTGGGAACAAAAGATTTTGAATCTGATTTGATTGTATGGTCTGGTTCATTTTCACAGACTGATATTGATTTAAAAAATGCGTATGAGCGATTGCAGCTTGATCAAAATAAAATAATAGACTTTCTAAAAAAGCGAAATGTGTCAACAAATGAATATTTATTTTCAGCAGTAGTAATTGATAAGGAATATGAAACAATATATGACATGGATAAAAACCAAAAACGTCTTTTTAAGGGATATCGCTTAATGCAAGATATAAAGATTGAATCAAACGAAGTAGAGAAAATAGAAACTATTTCACGAGAAATTACAGAGTTAATCAATATGGGGGTTGAATTCTATTCATCTAAACCACAATATTATTATACGAAACTGACTGAATTGAAAAAAGAATTAATTGAATATGCAACTGAAAATGCAAAAACTAGAGCAGAAACAATAGCGAGTAAATCAGGATTTAAACTAGGACGATTGAAGAATGCAAATATGGGTGTATTTCAAATAATAGCTAGAAATTCAAATGAAGATTATTCTTGGGAGGGAACTTTTAATACTACATCAAAACAAAAGACCGCAACAATAACAATGAAATTACAATTTGGAATACAATAG
- a CDS encoding viperin family antiviral radical SAM protein, whose protein sequence is MYNSKQFLRTVNWHFVNSCNMSCKYCFVSCCKELPLEESISVLEKLKGHFDRINFVGGEPTVSSKLIPLVKKAKEYGFIVSMVTNGFNLYHKPETFDEILTDFSIIGISIDSLNENTNVLIGRSVKNSVLSRDDYIDLCKKIKLAGCKLKINTVVSRVNLDENFNDFYETVMPDRIKLLQVLRPAGRLKQDYTDFLIEEDDYLEFVQRHHKFSEVICSENNELMLNSYYILNSDACFLDNKSGCISGSLLENDLKSVLKNVYVDENKYRARYA, encoded by the coding sequence ATGTATAATTCAAAACAATTTTTGCGAACAGTGAATTGGCATTTTGTTAATAGTTGTAATATGTCATGTAAATACTGTTTTGTTTCTTGCTGTAAGGAACTTCCGCTTGAAGAATCCATAAGTGTTCTTGAAAAATTAAAAGGGCATTTTGATCGGATTAATTTTGTTGGTGGTGAGCCGACTGTTTCATCCAAACTTATTCCTCTTGTAAAAAAAGCAAAAGAATATGGTTTTATTGTGTCTATGGTTACAAATGGATTCAATTTATATCATAAACCTGAAACTTTTGACGAAATTCTTACTGATTTTAGTATTATAGGTATCAGTATTGATTCTTTAAATGAAAATACAAATGTATTGATTGGTAGGTCTGTGAAAAATAGTGTTTTATCTAGGGATGATTATATAGATCTGTGTAAAAAAATAAAACTTGCAGGCTGTAAATTAAAAATAAATACAGTTGTAAGCAGAGTAAATTTAGATGAAAACTTTAATGATTTTTATGAAACTGTTATGCCTGATAGAATAAAATTACTTCAGGTTCTAAGACCTGCCGGAAGATTAAAACAAGATTATACGGATTTCTTGATAGAGGAAGATGATTATTTAGAGTTTGTTCAACGGCATCATAAGTTTTCTGAAGTAATATGTAGTGAGAATAATGAATTAATGTTGAACTCATATTATATCTTAAATAGTGATGCTTGCTTTCTTGATAATAAATCTGGTTGTATAAGCGGTTCTTTGTTGGAAAATGATTTAAAGTCGGTATTAAAAAATGTTTATGTCGATGAGAATAAATATAGAGCCAGATATGCATAA
- a CDS encoding BrnA antitoxin family protein: MITSKKLTAERLEEIKNYPISYDEDSPKLTKEQIARLRPVHEAYWNVTPIKKKISIKIDADILAVLQSLGKGYQTRINSILREAITTGNY; encoded by the coding sequence ATGATTACTTCAAAAAAATTAACAGCTGAAAGATTGGAAGAAATAAAAAATTATCCTATATCGTATGATGAGGATAGTCCAAAACTGACAAAGGAACAAATTGCAAGATTAAGGCCGGTTCATGAAGCATATTGGAATGTAACACCTATTAAAAAAAAAATTTCTATAAAAATAGATGCAGATATTCTTGCTGTGCTTCAGTCTTTGGGTAAAGGTTATCAAACAAGAATAAATAGTATTTTACGGGAAGCTATTACTACAGGTAATTATTAA
- a CDS encoding BrnT family toxin, translated as MYIILMGKTIISKDNRFEWDEEKNIANIEKHGIAFEEILEVFDDPAFLTGYDFEHSAKEDRYYGIGNLNGILIVLVFFTEKKNRIRLISARQAEKELREEYYDYFKKINS; from the coding sequence ATGTATATTATACTTATGGGGAAAACAATTATAAGTAAAGATAATCGTTTTGAATGGGATGAAGAGAAAAATATTGCTAATATTGAAAAGCATGGAATAGCTTTTGAAGAAATATTGGAAGTATTTGACGATCCTGCATTTTTGACAGGATATGATTTTGAGCATTCCGCAAAAGAAGATAGGTATTATGGTATTGGAAATTTGAATGGAATATTGATAGTTCTGGTCTTTTTTACTGAGAAGAAGAACAGAATACGGTTGATATCTGCACGGCAAGCAGAAAAAGAATTGAGGGAGGAATATTATGATTACTTCAAAAAAATTAACAGCTGA
- a CDS encoding restriction endonuclease, translating to MINWKEYESGIYFLYNKLINKGYPNLKIEKNQEIKGKSGLLHEIDVVISFDLLNEKRLMLIECKNFSKRKVEKSDIMILHSKVNDINSSFGIIVTTKGFQTGAKEYADYFGITTLVISELSIIIKSSKQTLKVVLPDEYDLPKPFYTIMYIKNGENTGSYKMIESQEKHAFMLFLSKKEASKWLQKDEKIFPVTLEHLEIICRYSEKFNKGIIVFFGYAGEGISLSSNQLRELYIN from the coding sequence ATGATTAATTGGAAAGAATATGAATCTGGAATCTATTTTCTTTATAATAAACTTATAAATAAAGGTTACCCGAATCTTAAAATTGAAAAAAATCAAGAAATTAAAGGCAAATCTGGTTTATTGCATGAAATAGATGTGGTTATATCATTTGATCTCTTAAATGAAAAAAGATTAATGTTAATTGAATGCAAAAATTTCTCAAAAAGAAAAGTTGAAAAATCTGATATTATGATTCTACATTCTAAAGTAAATGATATTAATTCTTCATTTGGAATAATAGTAACAACAAAGGGATTTCAAACTGGTGCTAAAGAATATGCTGATTATTTTGGGATAACAACATTAGTTATTAGTGAATTAAGTATAATAATAAAATCATCAAAACAGACATTAAAAGTTGTATTACCTGATGAATATGATTTACCAAAACCATTTTATACAATAATGTATATCAAAAATGGTGAAAATACAGGATCTTATAAAATGATAGAATCTCAAGAAAAACATGCTTTTATGCTTTTTCTTTCAAAAAAGGAAGCCTCAAAATGGTTGCAAAAGGATGAAAAAATATTTCCAGTTACACTTGAGCATCTGGAAATTATCTGTAGATATTCAGAAAAATTTAATAAGGGGATTATAGTTTTTTTTGGATATGCTGGAGAAGGTATTTCTCTGTCATCTAATCAATTACGAGAATTATACATAAATTAA
- a CDS encoding helix-turn-helix domain-containing protein: MEESTFDKYIKNDIKQKKKFDKEYNNFLLSEFILEKMEEENISVRELARKAEVSPTIIQKLRNNKTADKINYQTFLSVVNSLGYRVNIERI, encoded by the coding sequence ATGGAAGAGTCGACCTTTGATAAGTACATAAAAAATGATATAAAACAAAAAAAGAAGTTTGATAAAGAGTATAATAACTTTCTACTATCGGAATTTATACTTGAAAAAATGGAAGAGGAAAATATATCTGTTAGAGAACTTGCAAGAAAGGCTGAAGTATCACCGACAATCATTCAAAAATTACGAAATAATAAAACAGCAGATAAAATAAATTATCAAACTTTTTTATCTGTTGTAAATTCTCTTGGCTACAGGGTAAACATAGAAAGAATTTAA
- a CDS encoding type II toxin-antitoxin system RelE/ParE family toxin, with translation MVQYNMDKENCLIYEGVFFRIEWFYDKAGYSQAFEYFRKASPSQKRKFLMLVKKIGDFGKIFDKTKFRYEGDEIYAFKPQPDRYLCFFKKGQKIIVTNGFCKRRNKLPLAEKTIALENKKIYEHLYEE, from the coding sequence ATGGTACAATATAATATGGATAAAGAAAATTGCTTGATATATGAAGGTGTTTTTTTTAGAATTGAATGGTTTTATGATAAAGCAGGATATAGTCAAGCATTTGAATACTTTAGAAAAGCATCACCTTCTCAAAAACGAAAATTTCTTATGTTGGTAAAGAAAATAGGTGATTTCGGTAAAATATTTGATAAAACAAAATTCAGATATGAAGGAGATGAAATTTATGCATTTAAACCTCAGCCTGATAGATATTTATGTTTTTTTAAGAAAGGACAGAAAATAATTGTAACAAATGGATTTTGTAAAAGAAGGAATAAACTGCCGTTGGCAGAAAAGACAATCGCTTTAGAAAATAAAAAAATATATGAACATTTATATGAGGAGTGA